Proteins encoded in a region of the Streptomyces sp. PCS3-D2 genome:
- the lepB gene encoding signal peptidase I: MGSRGRPKGRPERRPEPEPEPVVVEGGRAERRRLARRVKRRRRTRRAGELPLLVVVALCIALLLKTFLVQAFFIPSGSMEQTIRIGDRVLVDKLTPWFGSKIERGDVVVFEDPGGWLKGEAARPAQDPIVVKQIKQTLTFIGLLPDEQDLIKRVIGVGGDTVKCCDARGRVTVNGSPLDEPYVNPGNSPSDIPFEVRVPAGRLFVMGDHRANSADSRFHLDEAFEGTIDEKGVVGEAVVIAWPFGHWTRLEQPATFRMVPDQARREGRGRRRRRAGTPFA; encoded by the coding sequence ATGGGTAGCCGGGGACGGCCCAAGGGCCGACCCGAGCGCAGGCCCGAGCCGGAGCCGGAGCCGGTCGTGGTGGAGGGCGGCCGGGCCGAACGGCGCCGGCTGGCCCGCAGGGTCAAGCGGCGCCGGCGCACCCGCCGGGCGGGCGAACTGCCGCTGCTCGTGGTGGTGGCGCTGTGTATAGCGCTGCTCCTCAAGACCTTCCTGGTGCAGGCCTTCTTCATTCCGTCGGGCTCGATGGAGCAGACGATCCGGATCGGCGACCGGGTCCTCGTGGACAAGCTGACCCCGTGGTTCGGCTCCAAGATCGAGCGCGGCGACGTCGTCGTGTTCGAGGATCCCGGAGGATGGCTCAAGGGCGAGGCCGCCCGGCCCGCCCAGGACCCGATCGTGGTCAAGCAGATCAAGCAGACCCTGACCTTCATCGGCCTGCTGCCCGACGAGCAAGATCTGATCAAGCGCGTCATCGGCGTCGGCGGCGACACCGTCAAGTGCTGCGACGCGCGGGGCCGGGTCACCGTCAACGGCTCGCCGCTCGATGAGCCGTACGTGAACCCCGGCAACTCCCCCTCCGACATCCCCTTCGAGGTACGGGTGCCGGCCGGACGGCTCTTCGTGATGGGCGACCACCGAGCGAATTCGGCCGATTCCCGCTTCCACCTGGACGAGGCATTCGAGGGCACCATCGACGAGAAGGGGGTGGTGGGAGAGGCCGTGGTGATCGCCTGGCCCTTCGGACACTGGACCCGTCTGGAGCAGCCCGCGACCTTCCGCATGGTGCCCGATCAGGCACGCCGTGAGGGACGCGGTCGCAGACGGCGCCGTGCCGGGACGCCGTTCGCATAG
- the lepB gene encoding signal peptidase I, which yields MDTEAPHTQRGHSSPSEGEGWPRSAFSRTAGGAPSAGPDPDRSAGRRASWRRAAALGAICTVFLLLLSNFVVQPFLIPSRSMERTLQVGDRVLVNKLAYRFGDQPRRGDVVVFDGTGSFVRAPAGGGPVGELVRGAASALGLAEPSDTDFVKRVVGVGGDDVVCCDAAGRVSVNGVPLDEPYLYPGDAPSKVPFRIVVPLGTLWVMGDHRSQSRDSRDHLGEPGGGMVPVEKVIGRVDWIGWPVSRWGSVGGGHG from the coding sequence ATGGACACCGAAGCACCTCACACGCAGCGCGGTCACTCTTCCCCCTCCGAGGGGGAGGGGTGGCCGCGTTCTGCGTTCTCCCGGACGGCCGGCGGGGCGCCCTCGGCGGGGCCCGACCCGGACCGGTCCGCCGGGCGCCGGGCGAGCTGGCGCCGGGCGGCGGCGCTCGGCGCGATCTGCACGGTCTTCCTGCTGCTGCTCAGCAACTTCGTCGTCCAGCCCTTCCTGATCCCGAGCCGTTCCATGGAGCGCACCCTCCAGGTCGGCGACCGGGTGCTGGTCAACAAGCTGGCGTACCGTTTCGGTGATCAGCCTCGTCGCGGGGACGTGGTGGTGTTCGACGGCACGGGCTCCTTTGTACGGGCGCCCGCAGGCGGCGGCCCGGTCGGTGAGCTGGTCCGGGGGGCCGCCTCCGCGCTCGGGCTGGCGGAGCCCTCCGACACCGACTTCGTGAAGCGGGTGGTGGGTGTGGGCGGTGACGACGTGGTCTGCTGCGACGCGGCCGGCCGGGTGTCGGTCAACGGCGTCCCGCTGGACGAGCCGTACCTGTACCCGGGGGACGCTCCCTCGAAGGTGCCCTTCCGGATCGTCGTGCCGCTGGGAACCCTGTGGGTGATGGGCGATCATCGTTCCCAGTCCCGGGACTCGCGGGACCATCTGGGGGAACCGGGCGGGGGGATGGTGCCGGTGGAGAAGGTGATCGGGCGGGTCGACTGGATCGGCTGGCCGGTTTCGCGGTGGGGTTCCGTCGGCGGCGGCCATGGGTAG
- the rplS gene encoding 50S ribosomal protein L19, translated as MSHLLDGVNAAALRSDVPAFRPGDTINVHVRVIEGNRSRIQQFKGVVIRRQGAGVSETFTVRKVSFSVGVERTFPVHSPIFEKIELVTRGDVRRAKLYYLRELRGKAAKIKEKRDK; from the coding sequence ATGTCTCACCTGCTCGATGGCGTCAACGCCGCCGCGCTCCGCTCGGACGTCCCGGCCTTCCGCCCGGGTGACACGATCAACGTGCACGTCCGCGTGATCGAGGGCAACCGCTCCCGTATCCAGCAGTTCAAGGGTGTCGTCATCCGCCGCCAGGGCGCCGGTGTCTCCGAGACCTTCACCGTTCGCAAGGTCTCCTTCAGCGTCGGCGTGGAGCGTACCTTCCCGGTCCACTCCCCGATCTTCGAGAAGATCGAGCTCGTCACCCGCGGTGACGTCCGCCGTGCGAAGCTGTACTACCTCCGTGAGCTCCGCGGCAAGGCCGCGAAGATCAAGGAGAAGCGCGACAAGTAA
- the trmD gene encoding tRNA (guanosine(37)-N1)-methyltransferase TrmD, whose product MRLDVVTIFPEYLEPLNVSLVGKARARGQLDVHVHDLRDWTHDRHNTVDDTPYGGGPGMVMKTGPWGEALDEALADGYEAGAHGPVMVVPTPSGRPFTQELAVELSGRPWLIFTPARYEGIDRRVMDEYATRMPVYEVSIGDYVLAGGEAAVLVVTEAVARLLPGVLGNAESHRDDSFAPGEMANLLEGPVYTKPPVWRGRDIPDVLLSGHHGKIARWRRDEAFRRTASNRPDLIERCDASAFDKKDREILSILGWQPSPDGRFWRRPQAVEE is encoded by the coding sequence ATGCGGCTCGACGTCGTCACGATCTTCCCCGAGTACCTGGAACCGCTGAACGTCTCCCTCGTCGGGAAGGCGCGCGCCCGCGGACAGCTCGACGTGCACGTCCACGACCTGCGGGACTGGACCCACGACCGGCACAACACGGTCGACGACACCCCCTACGGCGGCGGGCCCGGCATGGTCATGAAGACCGGGCCGTGGGGCGAGGCGCTGGACGAGGCGCTGGCCGACGGCTACGAGGCGGGCGCGCACGGCCCCGTCATGGTGGTCCCCACGCCCAGCGGCCGCCCGTTCACCCAGGAACTGGCCGTCGAGCTCTCCGGGCGGCCGTGGCTGATCTTCACGCCCGCCCGCTACGAGGGCATCGACCGCCGCGTCATGGACGAGTACGCCACGCGCATGCCGGTCTACGAGGTCTCCATCGGCGACTACGTCCTGGCCGGCGGCGAGGCGGCCGTCCTGGTCGTCACCGAGGCCGTGGCGCGGCTGCTGCCCGGCGTGCTCGGCAACGCCGAGTCGCACCGGGACGACTCCTTCGCGCCCGGCGAGATGGCGAACCTGCTGGAGGGCCCCGTTTACACCAAGCCACCGGTCTGGCGCGGCCGGGACATCCCCGACGTGCTGCTCAGCGGCCACCACGGCAAGATCGCCCGGTGGCGCCGGGACGAGGCATTCCGCCGGACCGCGAGCAACCGCCCCGACCTGATCGAGCGGTGCGACGCCTCGGCCTTCGACAAGAAGGACCGCGAGATCCTCTCCATCCTGGGCTGGCAGCCGTCGCCGGACGGCCGATTTTGGCGCAGGCCGCAGGCCGTGGAAGAATAG
- the rimM gene encoding ribosome maturation factor RimM (Essential for efficient processing of 16S rRNA) — translation MELVVARIGRAHGIKGEVTVEVRTDEPELRLSPGAVLRTEPASAGPLTIETGRVHSGRLMLRFAGVKDRTAAEALRNTLLIADVDPAELPEEEDEYYDHQLMDLDVVLEDGTGIGRITEISHLPSQDLFIVERPDGTEVMIPFVEEIVAEIDLEEQRCVITPPPGLIDDRAEIASARDAEAARSEGDA, via the coding sequence GTGGAGCTGGTAGTCGCGCGGATCGGCCGCGCCCACGGCATCAAGGGTGAGGTCACCGTCGAGGTGCGCACGGACGAGCCGGAACTGCGGCTCAGCCCCGGCGCCGTGCTGCGCACCGAACCGGCTTCGGCGGGCCCGCTGACCATCGAGACGGGCCGGGTGCACAGCGGCCGGCTCATGCTGCGGTTCGCCGGCGTCAAGGACCGCACCGCCGCGGAGGCCCTGCGCAACACCCTCCTCATCGCCGACGTGGACCCGGCGGAGCTGCCCGAGGAGGAGGACGAGTACTACGACCACCAGCTCATGGACCTGGACGTGGTGCTCGAAGACGGCACCGGGATCGGCCGGATCACCGAGATCTCCCACCTGCCCTCGCAGGACCTCTTCATCGTCGAGCGCCCCGACGGCACCGAGGTGATGATCCCCTTCGTCGAGGAGATCGTCGCCGAGATCGACCTGGAGGAGCAGCGCTGCGTCATCACCCCGCCGCCCGGGCTGATCGACGACCGCGCCGAGATCGCCTCCGCCCGTGACGCCGAGGCCGCGCGCTCCGAGGGCGACGCCTGA
- a CDS encoding RNA-binding protein: MLEEALEHLVKGIVDNPDEVQVASRNLRRGQVLEVRVHPDDLGKVIGRNGRTARALRTVVGAIGGRGIRVDLVDVDQVR, translated from the coding sequence ATGCTCGAGGAGGCTCTTGAGCACCTCGTAAAGGGCATTGTGGACAACCCCGATGAAGTGCAGGTCGCCTCGCGCAACCTGCGCCGCGGGCAGGTGCTCGAGGTCCGGGTCCACCCCGACGACCTCGGCAAGGTGATCGGCCGCAACGGCCGCACCGCACGTGCCCTGCGCACCGTCGTGGGCGCCATCGGCGGCCGGGGGATCCGCGTCGACCTCGTCGACGTGGACCAGGTCCGCTGA
- the rpsP gene encoding 30S ribosomal protein S16, translated as MAVKIKLKRLGKIRSPHYRIVVADARTRRDGRAIEEIGIYQPTYNPSRIEVNGERAQYWLSVGAQPTEAVLAILKLTGDWQAHKGLPAPAPLLQPATKEDKRRSFDEFAKALEGIGEGKGEAITQKKKADKKADEADAAAESTEA; from the coding sequence GTGGCAGTCAAGATCAAGCTCAAGCGCCTCGGTAAGATCCGCTCTCCCCACTACCGCATCGTCGTCGCCGACGCCCGCACCCGCCGGGACGGCCGCGCGATCGAGGAGATCGGCATCTACCAGCCGACCTACAACCCGTCGCGCATCGAGGTCAACGGCGAGCGCGCCCAGTACTGGCTCTCCGTCGGCGCCCAGCCGACCGAGGCCGTCCTGGCCATCCTGAAGCTCACCGGTGACTGGCAGGCGCACAAGGGCCTCCCGGCCCCCGCGCCGCTGCTGCAGCCGGCCACGAAGGAAGACAAGCGTCGTTCCTTCGACGAGTTCGCCAAGGCCCTCGAGGGCATCGGCGAGGGCAAGGGCGAGGCCATCACGCAGAAGAAGAAGGCCGACAAGAAGGCGGACGAGGCTGACGCCGCCGCCGAGTCGACCGAGGCCTGA
- the proS gene encoding proline--tRNA ligase, producing MAKAPVLTPQAEDFPRWYQDLINKAELADNGPVRGTMVIRPYGYGLWERMQQEMDARIKDQGAQNAYFPLFIPQSYLTREAEHVEGFAPELAVVTHGGGKELEEPVVVRPTSETIINDYFSKWVQSYRDLPLLINQWANVVRWEMRPRVFLRTSEFLWQEGHTAHATYEDARDYAARIHRDVYGDFMTNVLGIDVVLGRKTAKERFAGAINTLTLEGMMGDGKALQMGTSHELGTNFAKAFNTQYLSKEGKQELVWQTSWGVSTRMVGGLIMSHGDDNGLRVPPRLAHVQVVVMAIKGDEAVAKVRELGDRLKAAGIRVQVDDRVDTPFGRRAVDWELKGVPVRIEIGPRDLEAGTAMLARRIPGGKTPVQIDALADLLPKVLDEDQAQLLRESRERREARTSDVATIEEAAEAAVAGGWARIPWADLGPEGEAKLAEQAVSVRCLVAEDGSVPDADDAPGTLAIVARAY from the coding sequence ATGGCAAAGGCACCCGTTCTCACCCCGCAGGCGGAGGATTTCCCCCGCTGGTACCAGGATCTGATCAACAAGGCCGAGCTGGCCGACAACGGTCCGGTCCGCGGCACCATGGTCATCCGACCGTACGGCTACGGCCTGTGGGAGCGGATGCAGCAGGAGATGGACGCCCGCATCAAGGACCAGGGCGCCCAGAACGCGTACTTCCCCCTCTTCATCCCGCAGTCGTACCTGACTCGGGAGGCCGAGCACGTCGAGGGCTTCGCCCCCGAGCTCGCGGTCGTCACGCACGGCGGCGGCAAGGAGCTCGAGGAGCCGGTCGTCGTCCGGCCCACCTCCGAGACGATCATCAACGACTACTTCTCCAAGTGGGTCCAGAGCTACCGCGACCTGCCCCTGCTGATCAACCAGTGGGCCAACGTGGTCCGCTGGGAGATGCGCCCCCGCGTGTTCCTCCGCACGAGCGAGTTCCTCTGGCAGGAGGGCCACACGGCCCACGCCACCTACGAGGACGCCCGCGACTACGCCGCCCGCATCCACCGCGACGTCTACGGCGACTTCATGACGAACGTGCTCGGCATCGACGTCGTGCTCGGCCGCAAGACCGCCAAGGAGCGCTTCGCGGGCGCCATCAACACCCTCACCCTCGAAGGCATGATGGGTGACGGCAAGGCCCTGCAGATGGGCACCAGCCACGAGCTCGGCACCAACTTCGCCAAGGCCTTCAACACGCAGTACCTGTCCAAGGAAGGCAAGCAGGAACTCGTCTGGCAGACCTCGTGGGGCGTCTCGACCCGCATGGTCGGCGGTCTGATCATGTCCCACGGCGACGACAACGGGCTGCGCGTCCCGCCGCGCCTGGCCCACGTGCAGGTCGTCGTCATGGCGATCAAGGGCGACGAGGCCGTCGCCAAGGTTCGGGAGCTGGGCGACCGGCTGAAGGCCGCCGGCATTCGCGTGCAGGTCGACGACCGCGTCGACACCCCCTTCGGCCGCCGCGCCGTGGACTGGGAGCTCAAGGGCGTGCCGGTCCGCATCGAGATCGGTCCCCGCGACCTGGAGGCCGGCACCGCGATGCTGGCCCGCCGGATCCCGGGAGGCAAGACCCCGGTGCAGATCGACGCGCTCGCCGACCTGCTGCCCAAGGTGCTCGACGAGGACCAGGCGCAGCTGCTGCGCGAGTCCCGCGAGCGCCGCGAGGCACGCACCTCGGACGTCGCGACCATCGAGGAGGCCGCGGAGGCCGCCGTGGCCGGCGGCTGGGCGCGCATCCCGTGGGCGGACCTCGGGCCGGAGGGCGAGGCGAAGCTGGCCGAGCAGGCCGTCTCCGTGCGCTGCCTGGTCGCCGAGGACGGGTCCGTGCCGGACGCCGACGACGCTCCCGGTACCCTCGCCATCGTGGCGCGCGCGTACTGA
- the ffh gene encoding signal recognition particle protein, whose protein sequence is MFDTLSDRLANTFKGLRGKGRLSEADIDAAAREIRIALLEADVALPVVRSFIANVKERARGEEVSKALNPGQQVLKIVNDELITILGGETRRLRFAKTAPTVIMLAGLQGAGKTTLAGKLGLWLKGQGHTPLLVACDLQRPNAVNQLSVVADRAGVAFYGPQPGNGVGDPVQVAKDSVEYARTKQFDIVIVDTAGRLGIDQELMQQAADIRDAVSPDEILFVVDAMIGQDAVNTAEAFRDGVGFDGVVLSKLDGDARGGAALSIAHVTGKQIMFASNGEKLDDFDAFHPDRMAGRILDMGDMLTLIEQAEKTFSQAEAEKMAAKLAKGPKEFTLDDFLAQMEQVRKMGSISKLLGMLPGMGQIKDQINNIDERDVDRTAAIIKSMTPAERQDPTIINGSRRARIAKGSGTEVSAVKSLVERFFDARKMMSRMAQGGGMPGMPGIPGMGGGPGRQKKQVKQAKGKRKSGNPMKRKQEEAAAAARREQGAQAIDPAAASNPFGLPAGGQDGQDFDLPDEFKKFMK, encoded by the coding sequence GTGTTCGATACGCTCTCCGACCGCTTGGCGAATACCTTCAAGGGCCTGCGCGGCAAAGGCCGGCTGTCCGAGGCTGACATCGACGCAGCGGCCCGGGAAATCCGTATCGCCCTCCTTGAGGCCGACGTCGCCCTCCCGGTCGTCCGCTCCTTCATCGCGAACGTCAAGGAACGCGCGCGCGGCGAAGAGGTCAGCAAGGCCCTGAACCCGGGCCAGCAGGTCCTGAAGATCGTCAACGACGAGCTCATCACCATCCTCGGCGGCGAGACCCGGCGGCTGCGCTTCGCCAAGACCGCCCCCACCGTGATCATGCTCGCCGGCCTCCAGGGCGCCGGTAAGACCACCCTCGCCGGAAAGCTCGGCCTCTGGCTCAAGGGGCAGGGCCACACCCCGCTCCTCGTCGCGTGCGACCTCCAGCGCCCGAACGCGGTCAACCAGCTCTCCGTCGTCGCCGACCGCGCGGGCGTGGCCTTCTACGGCCCTCAGCCGGGCAACGGCGTCGGCGACCCGGTCCAGGTCGCGAAGGACTCCGTCGAGTACGCGCGGACCAAGCAGTTCGACATCGTCATCGTCGACACCGCCGGCCGCCTCGGCATCGACCAGGAGCTGATGCAGCAGGCCGCGGACATCCGCGACGCCGTCAGTCCCGACGAGATCCTCTTCGTCGTCGACGCCATGATCGGCCAGGACGCGGTCAACACCGCCGAGGCCTTCCGCGACGGCGTCGGCTTCGACGGCGTGGTGCTCTCCAAGCTCGACGGCGACGCCCGCGGTGGTGCCGCGCTCTCCATCGCGCACGTCACCGGCAAGCAGATCATGTTCGCCTCGAACGGCGAGAAGCTCGACGACTTCGATGCCTTCCACCCCGACCGCATGGCGGGTCGGATCCTCGACATGGGTGACATGCTCACCCTCATCGAGCAGGCCGAGAAGACCTTCTCGCAGGCCGAGGCCGAGAAGATGGCGGCCAAGCTCGCCAAGGGCCCCAAGGAGTTCACGCTCGACGACTTCCTGGCCCAGATGGAGCAGGTCCGCAAGATGGGCTCCATCTCCAAGCTGCTCGGCATGCTGCCCGGCATGGGGCAGATCAAGGACCAGATCAACAACATCGACGAGCGGGACGTGGACCGCACCGCGGCGATCATCAAGTCGATGACCCCGGCCGAGCGCCAGGACCCGACGATCATCAACGGCTCGCGCCGCGCCCGTATCGCCAAGGGCTCGGGCACCGAGGTCAGCGCCGTCAAGTCGCTGGTCGAGCGGTTCTTCGACGCCCGCAAGATGATGTCCCGCATGGCCCAGGGCGGCGGGATGCCCGGCATGCCGGGCATCCCCGGGATGGGCGGCGGCCCCGGCCGGCAGAAGAAGCAGGTCAAGCAGGCCAAGGGCAAGCGCAAGAGCGGCAACCCGATGAAGCGCAAGCAGGAGGAGGCCGCTGCCGCGGCCCGCCGCGAGCAGGGCGCGCAGGCGATCGACCCGGCCGCCGCGTCCAACCCCTTCGGCCTTCCCGCCGGCGGTCAGGACGGTCAGGACTTCGACCTTCCGGACGAGTTCAAGAAGTTCATGAAGTAG
- a CDS encoding [protein-PII] uridylyltransferase: protein MTSVEDTTDHTADSGPSGYAAARLRLLQEESRSGPSRRSALAGLTDEWLNALFATAARETGVRGATLVAVGGYGRAELSPRSDLDLLLLHDGKAEPRALGTLADRLWYPVWDLGVALDHSVRTPAEARRTAAEDLKVHLGLLDARTVAGDAGLLAGLRTSVLADWRNQAPKRLPELHSLCRERAERAGELRFLLEPDLKEARGGLRDATALRAVAASWLADAPREGLAEARRRLLDARDALHLVTGRATDRLSLQEQDQVAAQLGLLDADALLREVYEAARVVAYAGDVTWREVGRVLRARAARPRLRGLLPGRSAPAATRAPLAEGVVESDGEAVLALAARPDRDPVLPLRLAAAAAQAGLPVSPHAVRRLAQQGKALPVPWPAEAREQLLTLLGAGEPTVAVWEAMEAEGLITRLLPDWERVRCRPQRNPVHTWTVDRHLIETAVQAAALTRRVGRPDLLLTAALLHDIGKGWPGDHSLAGETIARDVAARVGFDAQDVAVLGALVRHHLLLIDTATRRDLDDPATVRSVAEAVGSVGTLEILHALTEADALATGPAAWSAWRGSLVADLVARVAAVLRGAPPAEREAEIPSAEQERLAVEALRTREPVLALHARQEEDAVGVELVVAVPDQPGVLPAAAGVLALHRLTVRAADLRSVELPDRLGEVLVLRWRVAAEYGALPEAARLRTDLLRALDGSLDVPAKLADREAAYPRRRGVVPPPPRVTVVPDVSSLATVLEVRAPDAVGLLHRIGRALEAAGVRVRSAHVSTLGANAVDTLYVTTPEGKPLDPAAATALAAAVTSALS from the coding sequence GTGACGAGCGTCGAAGACACCACCGACCACACGGCCGACTCGGGACCCAGCGGATACGCCGCGGCCCGGCTGCGACTCCTCCAGGAGGAGTCGCGGTCCGGGCCCTCGCGGCGTTCCGCCCTGGCCGGGCTGACCGACGAATGGCTGAACGCCCTCTTCGCCACCGCCGCACGCGAGACCGGCGTCCGCGGCGCCACCCTCGTGGCCGTCGGCGGCTACGGCAGGGCCGAACTCTCCCCCCGCAGCGACCTCGACCTGCTGCTGCTGCACGACGGCAAGGCCGAGCCCCGGGCGCTCGGCACACTGGCCGACCGCCTCTGGTACCCGGTGTGGGACCTCGGCGTCGCCCTCGACCACTCGGTACGCACCCCCGCCGAGGCCCGCAGGACGGCCGCCGAGGACCTGAAGGTGCACCTCGGCCTGCTGGACGCCCGGACGGTCGCGGGCGACGCCGGGCTCCTGGCCGGCCTACGGACCTCCGTACTGGCCGACTGGCGCAACCAGGCGCCGAAACGGCTCCCGGAGCTGCACTCCCTGTGCCGCGAGCGGGCCGAGCGGGCCGGGGAACTCCGCTTCCTGCTCGAACCCGATCTCAAGGAGGCCCGCGGCGGGCTCCGGGACGCCACCGCGCTGCGGGCGGTCGCCGCCTCCTGGCTGGCGGACGCCCCCCGCGAAGGCCTCGCCGAGGCCCGCCGGCGCCTCCTGGACGCCCGCGACGCCCTCCACCTGGTCACGGGCCGGGCCACCGACCGGCTCTCGCTCCAGGAACAGGACCAGGTCGCCGCGCAGCTCGGACTCCTCGACGCCGACGCCCTGCTGCGCGAGGTGTACGAGGCCGCGCGCGTGGTCGCGTACGCCGGCGACGTGACCTGGCGGGAGGTCGGCCGGGTGCTGCGGGCCCGCGCCGCCCGGCCCCGGCTGCGCGGACTGCTGCCCGGCCGCAGCGCCCCCGCCGCCACCCGGGCGCCCCTGGCCGAAGGCGTCGTGGAGTCCGACGGCGAGGCCGTCCTGGCCCTGGCCGCCCGCCCGGACCGGGACCCCGTACTGCCCCTGAGGCTGGCCGCGGCCGCCGCGCAGGCGGGGCTCCCGGTGTCACCGCACGCCGTACGCCGCCTCGCGCAGCAGGGGAAGGCGCTGCCGGTGCCCTGGCCGGCCGAGGCCCGGGAGCAACTGCTCACGCTCCTCGGTGCGGGGGAGCCGACCGTGGCCGTCTGGGAGGCCATGGAGGCGGAAGGGCTGATCACCCGGCTGCTGCCCGACTGGGAGCGGGTGCGCTGCCGCCCGCAGCGCAACCCCGTCCACACCTGGACCGTGGACCGGCACCTGATCGAGACGGCGGTGCAGGCTGCGGCCCTCACCCGCCGGGTGGGCCGCCCCGACCTGCTGCTGACGGCCGCCCTCCTGCACGACATCGGGAAGGGCTGGCCGGGCGACCACTCGCTGGCCGGCGAGACCATCGCCCGGGACGTCGCCGCACGGGTGGGCTTCGACGCCCAGGACGTCGCCGTGCTGGGCGCCCTCGTACGCCACCACCTGCTGCTGATCGACACCGCCACGCGCCGCGACCTGGACGACCCCGCCACCGTCCGCTCCGTCGCCGAGGCCGTCGGCTCGGTGGGCACGCTGGAGATACTGCACGCCCTGACCGAGGCGGACGCCCTGGCCACCGGCCCGGCCGCGTGGAGCGCCTGGCGCGGCTCGCTCGTGGCGGACCTCGTCGCACGCGTCGCCGCCGTGCTGCGCGGCGCGCCGCCCGCCGAGCGGGAGGCGGAGATCCCGAGCGCCGAGCAGGAACGGCTGGCGGTGGAGGCCCTGCGCACCCGCGAGCCGGTGCTGGCGCTCCACGCCCGCCAGGAGGAGGACGCGGTCGGCGTCGAGCTCGTGGTGGCGGTGCCCGACCAGCCGGGCGTCCTGCCCGCCGCGGCGGGGGTACTGGCCCTGCACCGGCTCACCGTACGGGCCGCGGACCTGCGCTCGGTGGAACTCCCGGACCGGCTCGGCGAGGTCCTCGTGCTGCGGTGGCGGGTGGCGGCCGAGTACGGGGCGCTGCCCGAGGCGGCCCGGCTGCGCACCGACCTGCTGCGCGCGCTGGACGGCTCGCTGGACGTCCCGGCGAAACTGGCCGACCGCGAGGCGGCCTACCCGCGCCGGCGCGGGGTCGTCCCGCCGCCGCCCCGGGTCACGGTGGTCCCGGACGTCTCCTCGCTGGCCACGGTGCTGGAGGTGCGCGCGCCGGACGCCGTCGGCCTGCTGCACCGGATCGGCCGGGCCCTGGAAGCGGCGGGTGTCCGGGTGCGCAGTGCCCATGTCTCCACGCTGGGCGCCAATGCGGTGGACACGCTGTACGTGACCACCCCCGAGGGCAAGCCCCTCGACCCCGCGGCGGCGACCGCCCTGGCGGCCGCCGTGACGTCCGCCCTCTCCTGA
- a CDS encoding P-II family nitrogen regulator — MKLITAIVKPHKLDEIKEALQAFGVQGLTVSEASGYGRQRGHTEVYRGAEYQVDLVPKIRIEVLVDDSDAEELIRVVVSAASTGKIGDGKVWSVPVDSVVRVRTGERGADAL; from the coding sequence ATGAAGCTGATCACCGCGATCGTCAAGCCGCACAAGCTGGACGAGATCAAGGAGGCACTCCAGGCCTTCGGAGTGCAGGGCCTCACGGTCAGCGAGGCCAGCGGCTACGGCCGGCAGCGCGGCCACACCGAGGTCTACCGGGGCGCCGAGTACCAGGTCGACCTCGTCCCCAAGATCCGCATCGAGGTGCTGGTCGACGACTCCGACGCCGAAGAGCTCATCCGGGTCGTCGTGAGCGCGGCGTCCACCGGCAAGATCGGTGACGGCAAGGTGTGGAGCGTCCCCGTGGACTCGGTCGTCCGGGTCCGCACCGGCGAGCGCGGCGCGGACGCGCTCTGA